In Mercenaria mercenaria strain notata chromosome 15, MADL_Memer_1, whole genome shotgun sequence, a single genomic region encodes these proteins:
- the LOC123557641 gene encoding uncharacterized protein LOC123557641 yields the protein MQIFSSVYLFVFLTSSSFAYKDGPFEVEKLTEEFEDILIVKNISGKTVAVIEVFQDDEYQLVKPVAEDDYVCFVSRFRIQEKETTTCYESIPLPTGVEDQIDLTECEDRDIIFLRPIGCEKNDVKREDDNDSELKRQKRGCYTKQEVKSVCVEEEKYCKRYGWWFGSGTCESWDHRCSKYEARLVTIKDCP from the exons ATGCAGATCTTTAGCtctgtgtatttgtttgttttcttgacAAGCTCTTCATTTGCTTATAAAGATGGG CCCTTTGAAGTGGAAAAACTAACAGAAGAATTTGAAGATATCCTGATAGTGAAAAACATCTCTGGAAAGACAGTTGCAGTTATTGAAGTGTTTCAAGATGAT GAATATCAACTTGTAAAGCCTGTTGCAGAAGAtgattatgtttgttttgtctcACGTTTTAGAATACAG GAAAAGGAAACCACAACATGTTATGAGAGTATACCTTTACCAACAGGTGTAGAAGATCAGATTGATCTCACAGAATGTGAAGACCGTGATATAATTTTCCTTCGTCCTATTGGTTGCGAAAAGAATGATGTAAAGAGGGAAGATGACAATGACAGTG AACTAAAGAGACAAAAAAGAGGTTGCTATACCAAACAAGAAGTAAAGAGCGTATGCGTAGAAGAAGAAAAGTATTGCAAGAGGTACGGATGGTGGTTCGGATCAGGAACGTGTGAATCTTGGGACCATAGATGTTCGAAGTATGAAGCTCGTTTAGTGACAATTAAAGATTGTCCGTAA